The Salmo trutta chromosome 27, fSalTru1.1, whole genome shotgun sequence genome includes the window TGACAGGtgccataattctgtcctgccatagcattcaaaatgtaacgagtacttttaggtgtcaggaaaaatgtatggagtaaaaagtacattattttctttaggaatgtagtggagtaaaagtagaagttgtcaaatataaatggtaaagtacagataccccaaaaaacgacttaagtagtacttaaagtatttttacttaagtactttacaccactgcatatgCTGTGATAAAATCAATTATCTTTCCTGCTGCTGGATCAGCCGACCTGTGCAAGGCAGCAGAAAGGAAGGGGTGAAcctctcgccaaaatctgtctAAAATAAGCCTAATGTgttttctatgggcttattttggacctaagttTGTTGCCAGCCTTTGGGTCAATGACTCATTTTTAGGTTGGAGACATGATCATCATCTCATTATATATACATCTCTCTAATAAGCCAGGTAGCCTCGGATGCTTCAACATGACAATATTTGTAAAGCCTCACGAGACAGGTAATTTCTGCATTATATATTGTTTCAACAGGCAGATGAGTCAACAGAGGAAACCCCAGCAACGAAACCCATAGTTGGGATCATCTATCCACCTCCTGAGGTCCGAAACATCGTCGACAAGACTGCCAGTTTTGTAGCCAGGTTGGTTTTTCAGTCTCATTCTCAGTCGTGTTTTTATAAAATCGTATGACCTCATATTGCAATGGTCATGCATCCTTTTCCTTCCATTAATTCTCAGGAATGGACCAGAGTTCGAGGCAAGGATCCGTCAGAATGAGATCAACAACCCAAAGTTCAACTTCCTGAACCCCAACGACCCATACCATGCTTACTACCGCCACAAAGTCAATGAATTCAAGGAGGGCAAGGGCCAGGAGCCGTCTGCGGCCGTACCAAAGGTCATGCAGCAGCAGGCCCTGCAGAACTCACAGCAGCTTCCTCAAAAGGTGTGCCTTCCTAGGCATTTGGTGGTTCCTTATCTATCGGTTTATAAATCACTGATTGTCATTTGTTCACTGTAAAGTGTAAGATGTGATTGATGCCTAAAAAGAGCTATTCTAAGTTATGGTTTCCTTTACCGGTAGGTGCAGGCTCAAGTGATTCACGAGACAGTGGTGCCAAAGGAGCCTCCACCTGAGTTTGAGTTCATTGCTGACCCTCCTTCAATCTCAGCATTCGACCTGGATGTTGTCAAGCTGACAGCCCAGTTTGTTGCTCGCAACGGGCGCCAGTTCCTCACACAGCTCATGCAGAAAGAACAGCGAAACTACCAGTTTGACTTCCTGCGACCTCAACACAGCCTCTTCAATTACTTCACCAAGCTGGTGGAGCAGTACACTAAGGTACAGCGTCATACCAATTATTCTTGATTGTGGCATATACCTTgttgaaatatatcattacatttatttatttttttaacctttatttaactaggcaagtcagttaacaacaaattcttattttcaatgacggcctaggaacagtgggttaactgccttgttcaggggcggaacgacagatttttaccttgtcagctcggggattcgatcttgcaccCTTTCGgatacaagtccaacgctctaaccactaggctacctgccgcccatcaTATGATAATTTGTCTTGTTAGTAGTATAACATGTCTTCAGCTGGTTGTGTTGTGATGCTCacctgtgtttgttttgggtcttTTCCCCCTAGATTCTGATCCCTCCCAAGGGACTTTTGATAAAGCTGAAAAGAGAGTCGGAGAACCCCAGGGAGGTGCTGGACCAGGTATGTTCCTGAAGCTTTGATGTATGGTTTACCCACCATAAGCTCTTAAAATGGCCATAGTCTATAATTCCATGCAATAACAGTTTATCTCCTGGCTTTACCAACAGGTGAGGTACCGTGTTGAATGGGCGAAGTTCCAGGAGCGTGAaaggaagaaggaggaggaggagcgggagaAAGAACGTGTGTCCTACGCCCAAATTGACTGGCATGACTTTGTAGTGGTGGAGACCGTGGACTTTCAGCCTAATGAACAAGGTAGAGAAATGAACTGTCACCCAGACAAATTAATATGAATAGATAGTTCATTTTCGGTTCCTGAGAGATTGTTATCCACCGCCTGTGTCACTAGTTttgtaatgatggtgttatgaCTTGTGTTCCAACAGGCCACTTCCCCCCACCCACCACACCTGAAGAGCTAGGAGCTCGCATCCTGACCCAGGAGCGTTATGACAAGTttggagagagtgaggaggtggagatggaggttgAAAGTGAGGATGAGGAGGACGATGAGCGGGAGGAGCGGGATGATGGGCGTCCCACACAGCCTGATCAGGACACACAGCTGCAAGATATGGATGAGGTTAGTAGACACAGACCTGTTtcagtatacacacacaacagTAGGATGTCATTAACAGCTTATTCCTCCTTAACAGAGTTACTGATTGAACATGAATGTAATATTACTACTATTAGGAAATAGTGTAATCAATGTAGAGTCACATGAGTCTTTGATGCCTTCTGCCCAGGGTTCTGATGACGAGGAAGATGGCAAGGCACCATTGCCCCCAGACAACCCCATGCCACCCCCACTGCCCCCTACTCCAGACCAGGTCATTATCCGCAAGGACTATGACCCCAAAGGTGAGAGGGATTCCATCATCAGGACCTAAACACCCCTTATGCTAGATGTTTTAATATCATGTATGACAATAAAGGACAGGAAAATACATGCATGTTCTTCATTTGTCCTTgcatttgatacatttttcttgCCCTGTAGCCTCCAAGCCACAGCCTCCAGCCAAGACTCTGGATGAGTACCTCATCTCTCCCATCACGGGTGAGAGGATCCAAGCCAGTAAGATGCAGGAGCACATGCGCATTGGGCTACTGGATCCCCGCTGGCTTGAGCAGAGGGACCGGGGCATCAGAGAGAGGCAAATCGAGGACGAGGTTTACGCCCCTGGCATGGACATTGAGAGCAGCCTGAAACAGTTGGCTGAGAGGCGTACTGATATCTTTGGCGTGGAGGAGACAGCCATCGGTAAGAAGATTGGAGAAGAGGAGATCCAGAAGCCTGAGGAGAAGGTGAGTGCAAGTGGAGAGGGAATAgccatttgttttttttgtgtaaaaGAAATGTCTAAGCGGAATCGGTTACTAGTCATTAGGTTATAATCTCTAACTTAATTTCGTTGTCATTATGTGGTCAGAGTTTTTACTTAACGCACCTTCCTTCCTTAGGTGACCTGGGATGGACACTCTGGCAGCATGGCGCGTACTCAGCAAGCAGCACAGGCCAACATCACCCTACAGGAGCAGATTGAGGCCATTCACAAGGCCAAGGGACTGGTGCAGGAGGATGAAAGCAAAGAGAAGATTGGACCGAGCAAGCCTGATCTTTACCATCATCACCAATCACCCCTTATCTCCTCTGCCCCCCTTCTGCCCAAACCCAGCCCTCCAATGAACACGATGGCTCGAGCCCCTCCTTCCGTAAGTTGCTTTCTTGTTCAATAGAAGTGCTAAAGCATTTATTTTCTGTAACATTCATTTGTCAATATATAAGGTTGACTGTCTATTTTTCCTTGTGAATCATGCAGATGCTGCCCCCTGTACGCACCACTCTCCTGTCAGCTGTGCCTGTGATTCCACGGCCCCCCATGGCCCCTGTGCAGATGCGCCTGGCCCCAGGGCAGGTTCTAACACCCATGCCTCCCATGATGCATGCTCCCCGCATCAACGTGGTACCCATGCCCCAACCACCTCACATGATGGCCCCCAGACCACCCCCCATGGTGGTACCAACTTGTAAGAGAACCATTGCTATACTATTCCCACAGTGTTAAATACTTTGAAATCCAATGAATGACTTCAGAAATATGCAGTGCAACAAATTACTTTATTTACTATTTTTAAGCATGTTATTGATAGATTGGCTGATTTTAATCTTCTTTCCTGTCCAGCATTTGTCCCTGCCCCTCCTGTCCCGCAGCCCCCCCGCCCTGACCCGCAGCCACCTTCCCACCCACCCCCACGCCATGATGATGAGCCTGCCAGCAAGAAGATGAAGACAGAGGACAACCTTATACCAGAGGAGGATTTCCTCCGCATATACAAGGTTTGTTGACCTATTAAATGTCAAGGACAAATGGCAAAATGCGGTAGTGTGAATGATCCACGGCTGTATTTTTATATGCCATGTCGGTCATCCTATGCTTGCTGTTGGTAGTTCTGTATATTGACATCTAAGGgttattctactgtatattattttataggGTTCAGTGTCGGTCAAAGTACAAGTTCCCAACATGCAGGACAAGACGGAATGGAAGCTAAGTGGACAAGCGCTCAATTTCACTGTCCCACTCACAGATCAGGTATGTTAGTAGTTCACCCACCATTCCACTCTCCCTTTTACCCATACAGTATATATTCTCATGGGTGCACATTCATGAAGTCAAATTTTCTGGAATGTTTCTGAACTTCCCATTCTATCTCACCTCAGGTATCTGTTATTAAAGTCAAAATCCATGAAGCAACCGGCATGCCAGCTGGAAAACAAAAGCTACAGTATGAGGTAAGCATTGTTTCCATTTCAATaactgtatgtgtaaatgtaAACTGACATGACTGGTTATCATTGGAGTCATTTACATCTATCACTTCTATTACAGGGAATTTTCATCAAAGATTCCAACTCGCTGGCCTACTACAACATGAACAACGGTTCAGTCATACACCTGGCACtgaaggagagaggtgggagaaagaAGTGAACATCCCCTCAACAGGTTTCTCTGCCATACGCAACCAGTTTGCGACATTTTGTTATTTACCCCCAAGTAATTATTATAAAGTCAGAAAAATGGGGGTAAAATAGCAACTTTATCAGAGCAGCTCTCTCAAACGATTTATGTCCTTTGTTGGTCATACCAATTGTCAAGAATGCTTGAGGCGTAGTCTATAAATAAACTCTTAGTTTTGGTTTCGTATTTTAAGCTTTGATTCTTTTCTAAATGTTAATTGTATTGTTTAAGGGGATTGTATGCATGCTGCTGGTTTGCAGGTGGTTTCTGTCCAGATTTTCCAGCCCATGTCAGTCCATCAAATAAAGTAATAAAACGTCACCATTATGTCATTTGAGTGGGTTCAGTATTTTGAATGGGGCATACTGTCATGGTGTGCAACTGGGATATGCAGCTCAAAATATTTAGTAAGCAGATGTTCAAGAGAGTGAGGCAGCTGATGTGACTGACTACCAATGGGGAAATCAAGTGGCAACCACTGCGCTAGATGAGAGATCAGGCAGGACATCCGAACTTCTCAACTTGGCTGACAAGGAAACGGAATACATGGACcaggaggaaggaaggaacgaACGACACAAACTATCTTTTAACTTGCTTCACCAACATGACATAACCAACATATGCACATTTGTGGTGAATTGTGCTACCTAGTTAGCTAGCGTGCTAACTAATTCATTGCCACATTACAAGCTAGCTAGGCTAGCCAGATTCGTTTACGATCATTAACGCACACACGGCAGCTAGCTGACGTTACTGTCTGAAAAGGCTGCTACGTCAACATCATACGGGAAAACGTGCGGTATTTACTAACATTTCGCTCGCTCAGTTACGCCTTTTGTCGTTAATAATTAGATGAATTAGCTAACTAGTCCCGACAGCTATCATTAGCTAGCTACGTATTCCATGCCATGGCATTAGTTTTGTTTGTAAACGTTCGCCTGGTTACATACTGTTGGCTGTGACAGTGCCAAAGAAATAGATGTATTATTGAGAGAATCATGGCTAAAATAGAGAATGGTCGCCAGTCGGCCGACTCGAGAAGAATCAGGACCATTAGTAGCAGTCATATGGACGACGAGAGCTCCCTTGGCTCAGACTCCGAGATCAACGGCTTTACCAACGACAGGCACACTGATAAATATGGATTTATTGGAGGGGCGCAACAGTATTCAGAAGAATCGTAAGTAACGTTGGTGTTCTGCTCACATTGCCCCATATAATTTGTAAGCTTGCACACTCCTATAGTTACTCGGGTGTGTGAAATGTGACTACATCAAATGTGTGTTTTTAAAGGGTTGTCTCTTCTCTAGTCCCATCTATGGAAAAATACATGCCTCCAGTATCAACCTCCCAATTAATATGTGAATGGGGCCATTTGGGGTGTACTTGGCATAAACTCACTGTTCTTACCGAATGTGACTTATTTCTCTAACTAAGTTGTTTAAATACCCTGTACTATTTTAAGATATGTGAACCAATTTACTCAAACTGTGGACTAGCATCATAAAGTCTCTGTAAGCAGAGACCCTCCCTTCAAGCCACCAGTCTGCTCTGAAGTTCTGGGAAGACCCCTGATTGTTTGTTTACATAGTGTTTGGTCTTGCCTAGGATGATAAGAAGAGAATACTCTGAAAGGGGGAACTGAGAATAAACCTTCAGGTGTGAAGGGCGACGCTGACCAGCTTTATCATCTTAATCTCCTTTCCTGTTCATCTCCCTCTTTTGTGGTGTTTTTGAATCACAATGCCTTATCGACACTGATGTCATATTAACTTTTGGACTATGCAGCTAGCAGCATGGGGACTCAAATGCCCCCTTTCATGATTGGAGGGACACCAGGTTTTGTTTTCCTGAGCACATTCTTCCTTTTACACTTGGTTCAGCACAGGTTTTTCATGACTTTGACTTGTCTCTTTTCTTTTAATAGTAGGCTTACGTTACGTTTTAATCTTAGGATGCATAGTTAGAGTACAATTACACATTGATTTTCTCAATGCACCCTTCACCTTCCAAATAATCAACAATATTATGTATTTTATTCCAATTTCCTCTTTTATGGTTTTGCCAGAGGCAACAAGAGGTAAGTCTCTCTAATTATGAGAAGAAGTCTTTGTTCTTGTGCTCATGTCCATGCCCTGCAGTGTAGCACACTGCAAATGGAAGGAATGAGTGAAATTTGTGCAAGCACTATCTGCCTGGGAGCTTCCTGTGTTCTGTAGTGTTGGCTGGCTTTGTGCCACATCTCTGGTGCCCCGTTGTTGGAGTGCCTCTTCTGGCTCAGGGTTTTATAGGAAGTGGGAGACAAATCTTTTTTTTATTAAGATTTCTATGTGATGAACAAAATTATACTTAAGTACAGCAGAGTCTATTTATTTTCATTTGTGTAAGGTGGTAGGCAAACTGGCAAAGGAAGATAAGATACAAATATTTGTATCTTAGTTTTGGGGACTGGAGTGAACAGAATTActgctagaatccttaattgaaacaatagcaaAGAGTTTCCCACCCCTGTTTTTCTGAAAAGGTAAGAGATgcggctggagaaatgtaaccactctcaaattcataga containing:
- the LOC115164620 gene encoding splicing factor 3A subunit 1-like isoform X2, with protein sequence MPPGPVQIVQLEPNRADESTEETPATKPIVGIIYPPPEVRNIVDKTASFVARNGPEFEARIRQNEINNPKFNFLNPNDPYHAYYRHKVNEFKEGKGQEPSAAVPKVMQQQALQNSQQLPQKAQVIHETVVPKEPPPEFEFIADPPSISAFDLDVVKLTAQFVARNGRQFLTQLMQKEQRNYQFDFLRPQHSLFNYFTKLVEQYTKILIPPKGLLIKLKRESENPREVLDQVRYRVEWAKFQERERKKEEEEREKERVSYAQIDWHDFVVVETVDFQPNEQGHFPPPTTPEELGARILTQERYDKFGESEEVEMEVESEDEEDDEREERDDGRPTQPDQDTQLQDMDEGSDDEEDGKAPLPPDNPMPPPLPPTPDQVIIRKDYDPKASKPQPPAKTLDEYLISPITGERIQASKMQEHMRIGLLDPRWLEQRDRGIRERQIEDEVYAPGMDIESSLKQLAERRTDIFGVEETAIGKKIGEEEIQKPEEKVTWDGHSGSMARTQQAAQANITLQEQIEAIHKAKGLVQEDESKEKIGPSKPDLYHHHQSPLISSAPLLPKPSPPMNTMARAPPSMLPPVRTTLLSAVPVIPRPPMAPVQMRLAPGQVLTPMPPMMHAPRINVVPMPQPPHMMAPRPPPMVVPTSFVPAPPVPQPPRPDPQPPSHPPPRHDDEPASKKMKTEDNLIPEEDFLRIYKGSVSVKVQVPNMQDKTEWKLSGQALNFTVPLTDQVSVIKVKIHEATGMPAGKQKLQYEGIFIKDSNSLAYYNMNNGSVIHLALKERGGRKK
- the LOC115164620 gene encoding splicing factor 3A subunit 1-like isoform X1, which produces MPPGPVQIVQLEPNRADESTEETPATKPIVGIIYPPPEVRNIVDKTASFVARNGPEFEARIRQNEINNPKFNFLNPNDPYHAYYRHKVNEFKEGKGQEPSAAVPKVMQQQALQNSQQLPQKVQAQVIHETVVPKEPPPEFEFIADPPSISAFDLDVVKLTAQFVARNGRQFLTQLMQKEQRNYQFDFLRPQHSLFNYFTKLVEQYTKILIPPKGLLIKLKRESENPREVLDQVRYRVEWAKFQERERKKEEEEREKERVSYAQIDWHDFVVVETVDFQPNEQGHFPPPTTPEELGARILTQERYDKFGESEEVEMEVESEDEEDDEREERDDGRPTQPDQDTQLQDMDEGSDDEEDGKAPLPPDNPMPPPLPPTPDQVIIRKDYDPKASKPQPPAKTLDEYLISPITGERIQASKMQEHMRIGLLDPRWLEQRDRGIRERQIEDEVYAPGMDIESSLKQLAERRTDIFGVEETAIGKKIGEEEIQKPEEKVTWDGHSGSMARTQQAAQANITLQEQIEAIHKAKGLVQEDESKEKIGPSKPDLYHHHQSPLISSAPLLPKPSPPMNTMARAPPSMLPPVRTTLLSAVPVIPRPPMAPVQMRLAPGQVLTPMPPMMHAPRINVVPMPQPPHMMAPRPPPMVVPTSFVPAPPVPQPPRPDPQPPSHPPPRHDDEPASKKMKTEDNLIPEEDFLRIYKGSVSVKVQVPNMQDKTEWKLSGQALNFTVPLTDQVSVIKVKIHEATGMPAGKQKLQYEGIFIKDSNSLAYYNMNNGSVIHLALKERGGRKK